In the genome of Lacerta agilis isolate rLacAgi1 chromosome 2, rLacAgi1.pri, whole genome shotgun sequence, one region contains:
- the WFIKKN2 gene encoding WAP, Kazal, immunoglobulin, Kunitz and NTR domain-containing protein 2, translated as MSFFTFFTRWIWMLSGESLILLLLEVPLKGTALPPIRYSHAGICPNDMNPNLWVDAQSTCRRECDTDLECETFEKCCPNVCGTRSCVAARYMDVRGKKGPVGMPKEATCDRFMCIQQGSECDIWDGQPVCKCKDRCEKEPSFTCASDGLTYYNKCYMDAEACTKSITLNVVTCRYHLTWPNTSPIPPETTARPTTAYLETTITDILPPVLVNNPAHQSVYVGETVSFLCDVTGRPKPEITWEKQTESNEKIIMRPNHVRGNIVVTNIAQLVIYNTQLQDAGMYTCTAKNLGGILKADFPLSVLKGEATSMEAAQNKTHFPTDECLKQPDSEDCGEEQTRWYYDAKKNNCFTFIYGNCNSNLNHFETYENCMLTCMNGPINICNLPALQGLCKAYEPRWAYNSLTKQCQSFIYGGCGGNENNFESREACEEMCPFPRNMHCKACKACKPRQKLVTSFCKSDFVILGRVTELTEDQDSGHALVTVEEILKDEKMGLKFLGREPLEITLLNMNWSCPCPNITAAGGQLIIMGDVHNGMAVLQPDSFVGTSSIRRVRKLREVIHKKTCELLKEFSGLH; from the exons ATGTCCTTTTTCACATTCTTCACTCGATGGATATGGATGCTGTCTGGGGAGAGCCTTATCCTATTGCTTCTGGAGGTCCCCCTCAAAGGCACTGCCTTGCCTCCAATACGGTACTCTCACGCTGGGATATGTCCAAATGATATGAATCCCAACCTTTGGGTTGACGCACAGAGCACCTGCAGGAGAGAATGTGACACTGACCTG gAATGCGAGACCTTTGAGAAGTGCTGTCCTAATGTCTGCGGAACAAGGAGCTGCGTTGCAGCTCGGTACATGGATGTGAGAGGGAAGAAAGGACCTGTTGGGATGCCCAAAGAGGCAACGTGTGACCGTTTCATGTGCATTCAGCAAGGTTCAGAGTGTGACATCTGGGATGGACAGCCTGTTTGCAAATGCAAAGACAGGTGTGAAAAAGAGCCGAGTTTTACTTGTGCATCTGATGGCCTCACCTATTACAACAAATGCTACATGGATGCAGAAGCATGTACCAAAAGCATTACACTCAACGTGGTGACCTGTCGCTACCACCTTACATGGCCAAACACCAGCCCTATCCCGCCGGAGACCACGGCTCGCCCCACTACTGCCTACTTAGAGACAACCATCACTGACATCCTTCCACCTGTACTAGTCAACAACCCAGCCCATCAGTCTGTCTACGTAGGCGAGACTGTTAGCTTTCTTTGCGATGTCACTGGACGACCCAAGCCAGAAATCACTTGGGAGAAGCAGACCGAGAGTAACGAGAAAATCATCATGAGGCCCAACCACGTCCGAGGGAACATTGTGGTCACAAACATTGCCCAGCTGGTGATCTACAACACCCAACTACAAGATGCAGGCATGTACACTTGCACTGCCAAAAACCTTGGCGGGATTCTCAAGGCAGATTTCCCACTGTCGGTCCTCAAAGGAGAAGCTACGTCaatggaagcagcccagaacaaAACCCACTTTCCAACAGACGAGTGCCTGAAGCAGCCGGACAGTGAAGACTGTGGGGAGGAGCAAACCCGATGGTACTACGACGCCAAGAAAAACAACTGCTTCACCTTCATCTACGGAAACTGCAACAGCAACCTGAACCACTTTGAGACCTATGAAAACTGCATGCTGACTTGCATGAACGGGCCGATCAACATCTGCAACTTGCCAGCCCTCCAAGGCCTCTGCAAAGCCTATGAGCCCCGGTGGGCGTACAACAGCTTGACGAAACAATGCCAGTCTTTCATATACGGAGGCTGCGGAGGCAACGAGAATAACTTTGAGAGCAGAGAGGCCTGCGAAGAGATGTGCCCTTTCCCTAGGAACATGCACTGCAAGGCCTGCAAGGCTTGCAAACCGCGCCAAAAGCTGGTGACGAGCTTCTGCAAAAGCGACTTTGTTATTCTTGGCCGCGTCACCGAACTGACGGAGGACCAGGACTCAGGACACGCGCTGGTGACCGTGGAGGAGATTTTAAAGGACGAGAAAATGGGGCTGAAATTCTTGGGGAGGGAGCCTCTGGAAATCACCCTTTTAAACATGAACTGGAGCTGCCCGTGCCCCAACATAACTGCAGCGGGTGGTCAGCTCATCATCATGGGTGACGTCCACAACGGAATGGCTGTTTTGCAGCCAGACAGCTTTGTGGGGACGTCCAGCATCCGGCGTGTGCGGAAGCTTCGTGAGGTCATCCACAAGAAAACCTGTGAGCTATTAAAAGAGTTCTCAGGACTGCACTAA